GTCCGCGAGCTTCTGGACGAGTTCGTCCTGCTCGAGGTCGCCGAACTGCTCCAGCTCGTAGGGCTTGACGGTGACGGGCGCGGACTCGCCGTTGGCGATCCGCTCCTGGAGCTTGGCGACGCCGTAGATGAGCGCCTCGGGGCGGGGCGGGCAGCCGGGGACGTGGATGTCGCAGGGGATGACCTCCTCGGCGCCCTTGACGACGTTGTAGCCCTCCTGGAAGGGACCGCCCGAGACGGTACACGAGCCCATAGAGACGACGAACTTGGGCTCGGGCATCTGGTCGTAGACGCGCTTCATCCGCGGGGCGAACTTGGAGACGATCGTCCCGGGGACGATGATCACGTCCGCCTGCCGCGGCGAGGCCCGGGGCACGCCGGCACCGAAGCGGTCCAGGTCGTGCTTGATCGCGTAGGTGTGCATCATCTCGATGCTGCAGCAGGCGATCCCGAACTGCAGCATGAACATCGACGAGCCCCGGACCCAGTTCATGAACTTGTCGAACTTGGTGAGGATGAACGGCGTCGAGCCGAACGCCTCGCGCAGCTTCGAGTTGAACCGGTTGTCCGCACCGCTGCCCATCCGGGCTTCCTGAGTAGACTGTGCGTCGCCGGGGGTCGATTGGTCACTGCTCATGATTAGTGTTCAGCCTGCCGAGTGGCGCGCGGGCTGCGAATCCACTTGACGGCGCCGTTGCGCCAGGCCCACCCGAGACCGAGAGCGAGCATCCCGAGGAACCCGAGCATGGGATACAGCGCACGCGCGAGACCGACCTGCGCGACGGCGTCTCCGTAGATGACCGTCCACGGGAAGATCAGGACGGTCTCGATGTCGAAGACGAGGAACAGCAGCGCGACCATGTAGTACTGGATGTTGAACTTGATGCGTCGGCTGCTGCCGGTCGGGATCTCGCCGCTCTCGTAGGTGGCGCGTTTCCCTTGTTCAGGCACGGTCGGCCGGAGGAGGTACGATACCGACATCATAGTCACCGGTATCGCGATCCCCACCAGCGCGAGCGCGCCGATTGCGATCCATGAATTAGTCATTCGAGAGTCTCCTATCGTGCGACGATTGCGACCGGTGGCATATAAGGGTTGATTCTTTCGATTCTCGGGGGTTCGTCGGTCGTCGCTCCGATACCATATCTCGGGGCCGCGACCGCAAAAACCCTCGCTCGCACCGGGTCGAACCGGTCCGAAGCCGGCGTCGCTCCGGCGGTCTCAGTCCCAGTACGCCGCTTTGAATCCCGGCGTCCCCAGCTCGTGGAGGTCCCGGGAGGCCTCTCCGACCCCCTCCTGGAGGCCGTCGTGGTACTCGACCAGTCGCTCGCGCAGTTCCGGGTGCTCACGGGAGAGGATCTGGGCCGCGGTCAGCGCGGCGTTGAACGACTTGCCCGCGTCGACCGCCGTGATCGGCGCGCCCTGGGGCATCCCGATCACCGAGTCGACGGACTTCTCCTGGACCGGCACGCCGATGACCGGCAGCGGGTACGCGATGGAGGCGGTCATGTTCGGCAGGTCCGCGCTCTTGCCGCCCGCGCCCGCGACGATCACGTCGAGCCCGCGGTCCGCGGCGGTCTCCGCGTAGGCGTACATGAGCTCGGGCGTCCGGTGTGCCGAGACGACGAACGTCTCGAAGGTGAACCGCGCCTCTGGCGGGTCCTCGTAGTCAGTCTGTTCCGTGAAGCCGAGTTCCTCCGCGAGCGCGGCGTACGCGCCCGGCCGCTTTCCCTTCCCGCCGGCCATCGTCGGGAGGTCCGAGTCCGATCCCATGATGATCCCGACGTCCGGCGTCTCCTCGTCGGGCAGATCCATCTCGGCCTGCTCGCGCAGCTGGTCGATCAGCGACTGCACGGAGTCTGCGGTCATGTTCGGGCGTGCGCGGGGGGCGACTGTAAGTGTGGGCGATACGGAACGGCGGTCAGTTCTGGAACGTCGTCCCGTCCCGCAGCGCGCCGACCGCTTCGACCAGCTCGTCGCGGTCCGCATCGGGCTCCCCGACCAGCGTCACGTGACCCATCTTCCGCAGGCGGTACACCTCGCGCTTGCCGTACCAGTGGAGGTGCGCGCGGTCGGCCTCGAAGATGGCCTGCTCGCCCGACATGGTCGCCTCCTGTCGCTCCGCGACGTCACCGAGCAGGTTCGCCAGCGCCGTGGGTGCGCGCTGCTCGGTCGTCCCGAGCGGGCGTCCCGTCACGGCGCGGGCGTGCTGCTCGAACTGCGAGGTGTGACACCCCTCGATCGTCCAGTGGCCGGAGTTGTGCGGCCGGGGCGCGATCTCGTTGAGGAGGACCTCGTCGCCGTGCTGGAACAGTTCGATCCCGTAGACGCCCCGGCCCTCCACGACGTCGAGTACGTCGAGGGCTACCTCTCGTGCGCGCTCGCGCACGGCCTCGCCTACGCGGGCAGGGGCGACCATCTCCCGGAGGATCTCCTCGCGGTGGATCGTCTCGGTGACGGGGAAGGCGTCCTGTTTGCCGTCCCCGAGACAGCCCATGATGGCGACCTCCCGATCGAAGTCGACCATCTCCTCGACCATCGCGACGCCCTCGGGGTCCTCCGGAGTCGCGCCCTGTGCAGTGTCGACGATCTCCGCGAACGCCTCTGCGACGTCGTCGGGCGAC
This genomic interval from Halomicrobium urmianum contains the following:
- a CDS encoding 5-(carboxyamino)imidazole ribonucleotide synthase is translated as MTLSTPGPTLGVVGGGQLGRMLAEAAAPLGIEVVVTDPTPDPPAGPVARDALTGDFDDEATIRGLAERSDYLTFEIELADPDALERVSEETGTPVHPKPDTLRLIQDKLVQKRELAEAGVPVPEFRRVDSEADLRGACEELGYPAMVKARRGGYDGRGNVPVESPDDVAEAFAEIVDTAQGATPEDPEGVAMVEEMVDFDREVAIMGCLGDGKQDAFPVTETIHREEILREMVAPARVGEAVRERAREVALDVLDVVEGRGVYGIELFQHGDEVLLNEIAPRPHNSGHWTIEGCHTSQFEQHARAVTGRPLGTTEQRAPTALANLLGDVAERQEATMSGEQAIFEADRAHLHWYGKREVYRLRKMGHVTLVGEPDADRDELVEAVGALRDGTTFQN
- a CDS encoding NADH-quinone oxidoreductase subunit A, whose product is MTNSWIAIGALALVGIAIPVTMMSVSYLLRPTVPEQGKRATYESGEIPTGSSRRIKFNIQYYMVALLFLVFDIETVLIFPWTVIYGDAVAQVGLARALYPMLGFLGMLALGLGWAWRNGAVKWIRSPRATRQAEH
- the purE gene encoding 5-(carboxyamino)imidazole ribonucleotide mutase, with translation MTADSVQSLIDQLREQAEMDLPDEETPDVGIIMGSDSDLPTMAGGKGKRPGAYAALAEELGFTEQTDYEDPPEARFTFETFVVSAHRTPELMYAYAETAADRGLDVIVAGAGGKSADLPNMTASIAYPLPVIGVPVQEKSVDSVIGMPQGAPITAVDAGKSFNAALTAAQILSREHPELRERLVEYHDGLQEGVGEASRDLHELGTPGFKAAYWD
- a CDS encoding NADH-quinone oxidoreductase subunit B translates to MSSDQSTPGDAQSTQEARMGSGADNRFNSKLREAFGSTPFILTKFDKFMNWVRGSSMFMLQFGIACCSIEMMHTYAIKHDLDRFGAGVPRASPRQADVIIVPGTIVSKFAPRMKRVYDQMPEPKFVVSMGSCTVSGGPFQEGYNVVKGAEEVIPCDIHVPGCPPRPEALIYGVAKLQERIANGESAPVTVKPYELEQFGDLEQDELVQKLADQIDEDDLVMRYNWADSP